The following proteins are co-located in the Gloeocapsa sp. PCC 7428 genome:
- a CDS encoding Rpn family recombination-promoting nuclease/putative transposase yields MRRDSIFYQLFQQSPTLLFELLTNRPPNAEEYRFDSVAVKEPKFEIDGVFLPPENDDAGVVYFCEVQFQKDEMLYERVFAESALYFYRNRPRFNDWQAVIIYPARNVEQSSVYPHRSLLNGGQVHRVYLDELGDIRSLSVGVALMVLTTLNKTQALEQARYLLAKTRQQVPPPTSQAIIEMITTIIAYKFERLNRTEVESMLGIALKKTRLYQDIKEEGLEEGRQAIASMLSRQLTKRFGEISAQMRASISGLPLPVLQDLSEALLDFTSIADLQAWLEARSLNPNIAQSND; encoded by the coding sequence ATGCGACGCGACTCAATTTTTTATCAACTGTTTCAACAATCACCCACACTATTATTTGAACTATTGACAAATCGCCCTCCAAATGCTGAAGAATATCGCTTTGATTCGGTAGCTGTCAAAGAACCCAAATTTGAAATCGATGGCGTGTTTTTACCACCTGAAAACGATGATGCAGGCGTTGTATATTTCTGTGAAGTACAATTCCAGAAGGATGAAATGCTTTACGAACGAGTGTTTGCCGAATCAGCATTGTATTTCTACCGCAACCGCCCTCGGTTCAACGACTGGCAAGCGGTAATCATTTACCCCGCACGAAATGTCGAACAAAGCAGTGTTTATCCGCATCGCTCATTGCTTAATGGTGGACAAGTACATCGTGTGTATCTTGATGAACTCGGCGATATTCGCTCTTTGTCAGTGGGTGTAGCATTGATGGTACTGACAACATTAAACAAAACCCAAGCACTTGAACAAGCTAGGTATTTGTTAGCAAAGACTCGTCAACAAGTCCCGCCACCGACTTCGCAAGCGATAATAGAGATGATTACAACAATCATCGCCTACAAGTTTGAACGACTAAATCGAACCGAGGTAGAATCGATGCTGGGAATAGCGCTCAAGAAAACACGGCTTTACCAAGATATTAAGGAAGAAGGACTTGAAGAAGGACGGCAAGCGATCGCTTCAATGCTTTCCCGACAGTTGACTAAGCGCTTCGGCGAAATCTCTGCCCAAATGCGTGCTTCAATTTCAGGTTTGCCGCTGCCTGTGTTGCAAGATTTGAGTGAAGCTTTGTTGGATTTTACGAGTATAGCTGATTTACAAGCTTGGTTAGAAGCGCGATCGCTCAATCCAAATATCGCGCAATCGAATGACTAA